Proteins from one Thiobacter sp. AK1 genomic window:
- a CDS encoding YdbL family protein, with translation MKRAPASLLGLCLMLLSLCAYAQGANLDIDTPTIAAIKTAQQARHAQLKPFYDNGALGLTRDGLIALRDASLVPLAQRAAVQALVAEENRDRVALYREIARANGHPEWEADIRATFASRWIAKAPSGWYVQNANGEWVRK, from the coding sequence ATGAAACGAGCGCCCGCCTCCCTGCTCGGCCTTTGCCTGATGCTGCTTTCTCTATGCGCCTACGCACAGGGCGCCAATCTGGACATCGACACACCCACCATCGCGGCCATCAAGACCGCGCAGCAGGCACGCCACGCCCAGCTCAAGCCTTTTTACGACAACGGCGCCCTCGGTCTCACCCGCGATGGTCTGATTGCTTTGCGGGATGCTTCCTTGGTGCCGCTTGCCCAGCGCGCGGCGGTCCAGGCCCTGGTGGCCGAGGAGAACCGCGATCGGGTCGCGCTCTATCGTGAGATCGCCCGTGCCAATGGTCACCCGGAGTGGGAAGCCGATATCCGCGCCACCTTCGCAAGCCGCTGGATTGCCAAGGCGCCTTCCGGCTGGTACGTGCAGAACGCAAACGGCGAATGGGTCAGGAAGTAG
- a CDS encoding Bax inhibitor-1/YccA family protein, whose protein sequence is MQADYPSNLSSLSVAVPSAQKVLRNTYMLLAMTLLFSALTAAAAVALHVSYGVGLVSSLIALALLWFAVPRTANSAAGIGVVFAITGLLGFGLGPVLNHYLALANGAQIVMLALGLTGIAFLGLSAYALTTRKDFSFMRSFLVAGVLVAFIASIVSLVAALLGHPLPALALTVSAMFAVLMCGMILYQTGEIVNGGETNYVLATIGLYVSLYNLFTSLLQLLGAFMGERD, encoded by the coding sequence ATGCAAGCCGATTATCCCTCCAACCTGAGCAGCCTATCCGTCGCGGTGCCCAGCGCGCAGAAGGTACTGCGCAACACCTATATGCTGCTGGCCATGACGCTGCTGTTCAGCGCGCTGACTGCGGCAGCGGCCGTGGCCCTACACGTGTCCTATGGCGTCGGCCTGGTGAGCAGCCTGATTGCCCTCGCCCTGCTGTGGTTTGCCGTGCCCCGCACCGCCAATTCCGCCGCGGGCATCGGGGTGGTGTTCGCGATCACCGGTCTGCTGGGTTTCGGTCTCGGCCCCGTGCTCAACCACTACCTGGCACTCGCTAACGGCGCCCAGATCGTGATGCTGGCGCTGGGGCTTACCGGTATCGCGTTTCTCGGGCTGTCTGCCTATGCGCTCACCACGCGCAAGGACTTCAGCTTCATGCGTAGCTTCCTGGTCGCTGGCGTGCTGGTGGCTTTCATCGCTTCCATCGTGTCGCTGGTCGCAGCCTTGCTTGGCCACCCTCTGCCGGCGCTGGCGCTGACCGTCTCGGCCATGTTTGCCGTGCTCATGTGCGGGATGATCCTCTATCAGACCGGCGAGATCGTGAACGGCGGCGAGACCAACTACGTGCTGGCCACCATCGGCCTGTACGTTTCCCTCTACAACCTGTTCACCAGCCTACTGCAGTTGCTGGGCGCTTTCATGGGCGAGCGCGACTGA
- a CDS encoding VanZ family protein, with translation MDAPLSWPSLWMRLGGLMVAAVVYLSLMPTPPHPLVFPHGDKLEHAATFAWLAFWFLQITPRRALPMAALLSLGVAIEIAQSFTPTRSAEAADVVADAVGLLLGAKLAGTRAGRLLALLESRLSRLRVSI, from the coding sequence ATGGATGCGCCGCTAAGCTGGCCATCCCTGTGGATGCGCCTGGGTGGGCTGATGGTGGCCGCGGTCGTCTATCTGTCCCTGATGCCCACGCCGCCACACCCCTTGGTGTTCCCACATGGGGACAAGCTGGAACATGCGGCGACCTTCGCCTGGCTCGCGTTCTGGTTCCTCCAGATCACGCCCCGCCGCGCGCTGCCGATGGCGGCCTTGCTGTCACTGGGCGTGGCGATCGAGATCGCGCAGTCCTTTACGCCCACCCGTTCGGCGGAAGCAGCCGACGTCGTGGCGGATGCAGTCGGCCTCCTGCTCGGGGCAAAATTGGCCGGGACCCGGGCCGGACGGCTGCTGGCCCTGCTGGAGTCGCGCTTGAGCCGCTTAAGAGTGTCGATATGA
- a CDS encoding helix-turn-helix domain-containing protein: MKMLDKVLNPREIRRKLGLNQQEFWTKIGVTQSGGSRYESGRKMPKPVRELLRLVHVEQIDISRIKKEDVEILDYLKESHPDLYKSLRKAAKAGKKDKDGGAS; encoded by the coding sequence ATGAAAATGTTGGACAAGGTGCTCAATCCCCGGGAGATCCGGCGCAAGCTGGGGCTCAATCAGCAGGAGTTCTGGACCAAGATCGGGGTGACCCAAAGCGGCGGCTCACGCTACGAGAGCGGGCGCAAGATGCCCAAGCCGGTGCGGGAACTATTGCGGCTGGTGCACGTGGAGCAGATCGACATCAGCCGCATCAAGAAGGAAGACGTGGAGATTCTCGACTATCTCAAGGAATCCCACCCCGACCTCTACAAAAGCCTGCGCAAGGCCGCGAAGGCCGGCAAAAAGGACAAGGACGGCGGCGCGTCCTGA
- a CDS encoding Mor transcription activator family protein — protein MALNDTRYLERLIGRDALETLMQTYGGMVLRIAKRLPFSGPLCDLPAPAQEALCAYAGGTMIYIPKDEKRDRAARNAAIRAAYDGGESVQSIARRYRLTERWVYEILNRPD, from the coding sequence ATGGCGCTGAATGACACGCGCTATCTGGAACGGCTGATTGGACGCGATGCGCTGGAAACCCTCATGCAGACTTATGGCGGCATGGTGTTGCGCATCGCCAAGCGCCTGCCATTTTCCGGCCCGCTGTGCGACCTGCCCGCACCGGCCCAAGAAGCCCTGTGCGCCTACGCCGGAGGAACGATGATCTACATCCCCAAGGACGAGAAACGCGACCGCGCGGCCAGAAACGCCGCCATCCGCGCTGCCTATGATGGCGGCGAATCTGTCCAATCTATCGCCCGGCGCTACCGGCTTACGGAGCGCTGGGTGTATGAAATCCTCAACCGTCCGGATTGA
- a CDS encoding helix-turn-helix transcriptional regulator — protein MPEKLLRLPEVMARCGVRRSFIFKHAKLGTFPSPVKLSPGPRGAIAWRESDIEEWIKGRELAIEAKAVKGLAAKILSGKLPASV, from the coding sequence ATGCCTGAAAAACTTCTTCGCCTTCCCGAAGTCATGGCCCGCTGCGGTGTGCGCCGCAGCTTCATCTTCAAGCACGCCAAGCTTGGAACCTTCCCCTCGCCGGTGAAGCTATCGCCGGGACCGCGCGGTGCGATTGCATGGCGCGAATCGGATATTGAAGAGTGGATCAAAGGCCGAGAGCTGGCGATCGAGGCCAAGGCCGTTAAAGGGCTGGCGGCCAAAATCCTGTCTGGCAAGCTGCCTGCGTCTGTTTGA
- a CDS encoding phage replication initiation protein, NGO0469 family gives MSLNLSAESQAYELPPAGSLPARCCHVIDLGTQTVEYQGEAKQQHKIAIAWQLDECRSDGEPFTVSRRFTASLHEKAALRQFLESWRGRPFTLEELKGFDIRKLINAPVLLNIVHAERGGNTYAEIRGASPLPRGMTPPPEVKYPLIFDLSDPATWPAFDRLTKRQQEAIEASPEWKERQAPPAAGSFADLADDIAF, from the coding sequence ATGAGCCTGAACCTGTCTGCTGAATCGCAAGCCTATGAACTGCCCCCTGCTGGAAGCCTGCCTGCCCGCTGCTGCCATGTGATCGACCTTGGCACGCAGACCGTGGAATACCAAGGCGAGGCCAAGCAGCAGCACAAAATCGCCATCGCGTGGCAACTGGATGAGTGCCGATCCGACGGCGAACCCTTCACGGTGAGCCGCCGCTTCACGGCAAGCCTGCATGAAAAGGCCGCCCTGCGCCAATTCTTGGAAAGCTGGCGCGGCCGCCCCTTCACGCTCGAGGAACTCAAGGGCTTCGATATCCGCAAGCTGATTAACGCACCGGTGTTGCTCAACATCGTGCACGCCGAGCGTGGCGGTAACACCTACGCCGAGATTCGTGGCGCATCCCCCTTGCCGCGCGGCATGACCCCGCCGCCGGAAGTCAAATACCCGCTCATCTTCGACCTGTCCGATCCGGCGACGTGGCCCGCTTTCGACCGGCTGACCAAGCGCCAGCAAGAAGCCATCGAAGCATCGCCGGAATGGAAGGAGCGGCAAGCGCCGCCTGCCGCCGGTTCTTTCGCCGATCTTGCCGACGACATCGCGTTTTGA
- the queD gene encoding 6-carboxytetrahydropterin synthase QueD, giving the protein MLITRRIEFDAGHRIPHHKSQCRHLHGHRYALEITLFGEVITTEGVSEQGMVMDYGDVKRIAMEQLINAWDHAFLVYRGDTVVREFLESLPGHKTVVLDSVPTAENLAAAAFRILDKAYVDVFGNRLRLERVRIYETPNNWADAVRGQI; this is encoded by the coding sequence ATGCTCATCACGCGCAGAATCGAGTTCGACGCCGGTCACCGGATTCCCCACCACAAGAGTCAGTGCCGGCATCTGCACGGCCACCGTTATGCGCTGGAAATCACCCTTTTTGGCGAGGTGATCACCACGGAAGGCGTGTCCGAACAAGGAATGGTGATGGATTACGGCGATGTCAAGCGTATCGCCATGGAGCAGCTGATCAATGCCTGGGACCACGCCTTTCTGGTGTATCGTGGCGATACCGTGGTGCGTGAATTCCTAGAAAGCCTGCCGGGCCATAAGACAGTCGTACTGGATAGCGTGCCTACTGCAGAGAACCTGGCGGCTGCGGCTTTTCGCATTCTCGACAAGGCCTATGTGGATGTGTTCGGCAACCGCCTCCGGCTGGAGCGGGTGCGCATCTACGAAACCCCCAACAACTGGGCCGACGCCGTGCGCGGCCAGATCTGA
- a CDS encoding aspartate kinase encodes MALIVQKYGGTSVGSVERIKNVAQRIARFRAQGHQVVAVVSAMSGETNRLIALAKEIQPQPDPRELDVLVSTGEQVTIALLSMALMEMGLKARSYTGAQVRILTDNAFTKARILSIDEDKIRADLDSGYVVVVAGFQGVDEHGNITTLGRGGSDTTGVALAAALKADECQIYTDVDGVYTTDPRIVPEARKLTTITFEEMLELASLGSKVLQIRSVEFAGKYKVKLRVLSSFEEEGEGTLITFEEDTMEKPIISGIAFNRDEAKLTVLGVPDRPGIAAHILGPIADANIDVDMIVQNVGHDGTTDFSFTVHRNEFTKALDVLQTVKAEIGAREIIGDNRIAKVSLVGVGMRNHAGIAGKMFKTLADENINIQMISTSEIKISVVVEDKYMELAVRALHQAFELDKAN; translated from the coding sequence ATGGCACTCATCGTACAAAAATACGGCGGCACCTCGGTCGGCAGCGTCGAGCGCATCAAGAACGTGGCCCAGCGCATCGCCCGCTTCCGGGCCCAGGGCCATCAGGTGGTGGCGGTGGTCTCCGCCATGAGCGGCGAAACGAACCGCCTCATCGCCCTGGCCAAAGAAATCCAGCCCCAGCCGGATCCCCGCGAGCTCGACGTGCTGGTCTCCACGGGTGAGCAGGTCACCATTGCCCTCTTGTCCATGGCCCTCATGGAAATGGGCCTCAAAGCCAGAAGCTACACCGGCGCGCAGGTGCGCATCCTCACTGACAACGCCTTCACCAAGGCACGTATCCTCAGCATCGACGAAGACAAGATTCGGGCCGATCTAGACAGTGGCTACGTGGTGGTGGTCGCGGGCTTCCAGGGGGTGGATGAGCACGGCAACATAACCACCCTCGGGCGCGGTGGCTCCGATACCACCGGTGTAGCCCTGGCGGCGGCGCTCAAGGCCGATGAATGCCAGATCTACACGGACGTGGACGGGGTCTATACCACCGACCCGCGCATCGTGCCGGAGGCGCGCAAGCTCACCACCATCACCTTCGAGGAAATGCTGGAGCTTGCCAGCCTGGGTTCCAAGGTGCTGCAGATCCGCTCGGTGGAGTTTGCCGGCAAGTACAAAGTCAAATTGCGCGTGCTTTCCAGCTTCGAAGAAGAAGGCGAAGGCACGCTCATCACCTTCGAGGAAGACACCATGGAAAAACCCATCATCTCCGGTATTGCCTTCAATCGTGACGAAGCCAAGCTGACCGTGCTGGGCGTACCGGACCGCCCGGGCATCGCCGCCCACATCCTGGGGCCCATTGCCGATGCCAACATCGACGTGGACATGATCGTGCAGAATGTGGGCCACGACGGCACCACCGACTTTTCTTTCACCGTGCACCGCAACGAGTTCACGAAGGCGTTGGATGTGCTGCAGACGGTAAAGGCGGAAATCGGCGCCCGGGAAATCATCGGCGATAATCGGATTGCCAAGGTTTCTCTGGTGGGTGTGGGCATGCGCAACCACGCGGGCATCGCCGGCAAGATGTTCAAGACACTGGCCGACGAAAACATCAACATCCAGATGATCTCCACCTCGGAAATCAAGATTTCCGTGGTGGTGGAAGACAAGTACATGGAGCTCGCGGTGCGGGCGCTGCACCAAGCCTTCGAGCTCGACAAGGCAAACTGA
- a CDS encoding 3'-5' exonuclease — translation MIPVLVFDIETIPDTDGLRVLWELNPAATPEEVAEIAFQRRRQATGSEFLPHHLHRVIAISCVLRDAEGLRVWSLGTPESPEAELIQRFFNGIEHYTPQLVSWNGGGFDLPVLHYRALIHGLSAPRYWDMGEEDREFKYNNYISRYHTRHLDLMDLLALYQPRANAPLDELARLMGLPGKLGMDGAQVWPAWRRGEIQAIRAYCETDAVNTFLVYLRFQLLRGALTREAYDAEVARVREHLAGLPDAHWQEYLAAWG, via the coding sequence ATGATCCCCGTTCTGGTCTTCGACATCGAGACCATCCCGGATACCGATGGGCTACGTGTGCTGTGGGAGCTCAACCCCGCGGCGACGCCAGAAGAAGTGGCCGAGATCGCTTTCCAGCGGCGGCGCCAGGCGACGGGAAGCGAGTTTTTACCCCATCACTTGCATCGGGTGATCGCCATCTCCTGCGTGCTGCGCGATGCCGAGGGGTTGCGCGTCTGGTCCCTGGGTACGCCGGAGTCTCCGGAGGCGGAGCTCATCCAGCGCTTTTTCAATGGCATAGAGCACTACACGCCGCAGCTCGTGTCATGGAATGGCGGCGGGTTCGATCTGCCCGTGCTGCACTACCGCGCATTGATCCACGGCTTGTCGGCGCCGCGTTACTGGGACATGGGCGAGGAAGACCGTGAGTTCAAATACAACAACTACATCAGCCGCTACCACACCCGCCATCTCGATCTCATGGACTTGCTCGCCCTTTATCAGCCACGCGCCAATGCCCCACTGGACGAGCTGGCACGGCTCATGGGCTTGCCCGGCAAGCTGGGCATGGACGGCGCCCAGGTCTGGCCCGCCTGGCGGCGTGGCGAGATTCAGGCCATTCGCGCCTATTGCGAAACCGACGCAGTCAATACCTTCCTGGTTTATTTGCGCTTTCAGCTGCTACGCGGCGCCCTCACGCGCGAGGCTTATGACGCGGAAGTGGCCCGCGTGCGCGAGCATCTTGCCGGGCTGCCGGACGCCCATTGGCAGGAATACCTGGCGGCGTGGGGTTAA
- a CDS encoding radical SAM protein: MMQISTPLSVTDHRRDIAGMTYVYPVVSRRAGGVSVGINLNTNNACNWRCIYCQVPNLIHGAAPPTDLALLTAELRTMLQEILHGRFLEERVPEGARRLNDIALSGNGEPTSAKAFPEVIESVGQVLVEFELVGAVRLVLITNGSLVHQTHVQAGLARMAQLHGEVWFKLDAGTRESMRRINGTQQTPDRTLKNLVTAAGLCPTWVQTCVFALDGEPPAADERQAYLDLLARALKQGVRLEGVLLYGLARPSLQPEAARLSCLSAAWLEDWAAQIQQRLGLAVKVTP, translated from the coding sequence ATGATGCAAATTTCCACCCCCCTTTCCGTCACCGATCACCGCCGCGACATTGCCGGCATGACCTATGTCTATCCGGTGGTATCGCGCCGGGCAGGCGGCGTGTCCGTAGGCATCAACCTCAACACCAACAATGCCTGCAACTGGCGTTGCATCTATTGCCAGGTGCCCAACCTCATCCACGGCGCCGCGCCGCCCACAGACCTGGCCCTGCTGACGGCGGAGCTGCGCACCATGCTGCAGGAAATCCTGCATGGGCGTTTTCTCGAAGAGCGGGTGCCGGAAGGCGCGCGCCGCTTGAACGACATCGCCCTGTCTGGTAATGGGGAACCCACCAGCGCCAAGGCGTTCCCAGAGGTAATCGAATCTGTGGGGCAGGTGCTGGTGGAGTTTGAGCTGGTAGGCGCGGTCCGTCTGGTGCTCATCACCAATGGTAGCCTCGTGCACCAAACCCATGTCCAGGCGGGACTCGCCCGCATGGCGCAACTGCATGGCGAGGTTTGGTTCAAGCTGGATGCCGGCACCCGCGAGAGCATGCGCCGCATCAACGGCACGCAACAGACACCGGACCGGACCCTGAAAAATCTCGTCACGGCGGCAGGCTTGTGTCCCACCTGGGTCCAAACCTGCGTGTTCGCGTTGGACGGCGAACCGCCGGCCGCCGACGAGCGCCAGGCCTATCTGGACCTGCTCGCCCGCGCCCTCAAGCAGGGCGTGCGCCTTGAGGGCGTGCTGCTTTACGGCCTGGCCCGGCCTTCGCTGCAACCGGAAGCGGCGCGCTTGTCTTGCCTGTCTGCTGCCTGGCTGGAAGACTGGGCCGCCCAAATCCAGCAGCGACTGGGCCTGGCGGTGAAGGTCACCCCCTGA
- the rlmD gene encoding 23S rRNA (uracil(1939)-C(5))-methyltransferase RlmD encodes MSARIESLDHEGRGVAHVAGKVVFVEGALPGECVEYRTLRRKSTYELGEVTRVLEASFMRVTPRCPYFGVCGGCLLQHMEPYAQVAAKQRILEDNLARIGKVRPESMLPAIHGPSWGYRHRARMSARLVAKKGGVLVGFHERRSSFIADMHGCEILPPRIARLIDPLRALIGGLSVRERAPQVEIALGERVDALVLRILEPLSADDEVRLREFADAHGIQWWLQPKGPDSVFPFYPLEAPHLSYTLPEFGLDMPFSPTEFTQVNPAINRVLVRRAMALLDPQPGERIADLFCGLGNFSLPMARRGATVVGVEGSSALVARARANAAHNGLAASTHFLAANLFEVTPETLAEWGHFDKMLIDPPRDGAIQVVKALGSDAPARIVYVSCSPATLARDAAVLSHEKGYHLLAAGVVNMFPHTGHVESIALFER; translated from the coding sequence ATGAGTGCGCGCATCGAATCCCTGGATCACGAGGGACGCGGCGTGGCCCACGTGGCGGGTAAGGTGGTGTTCGTGGAAGGCGCGCTGCCCGGTGAGTGCGTCGAGTATCGCACGCTGCGCCGCAAGTCCACCTATGAGCTGGGCGAGGTCACGCGCGTGCTGGAGGCGAGCTTCATGCGCGTGACACCACGCTGTCCCTATTTCGGGGTGTGTGGCGGCTGTCTGTTGCAGCACATGGAGCCTTATGCGCAGGTAGCCGCCAAGCAGCGCATCCTGGAAGACAACCTGGCACGCATCGGCAAGGTACGACCAGAGTCGATGCTGCCGGCGATCCATGGTCCGTCTTGGGGCTATCGCCACCGCGCGCGCATGTCCGCGCGTCTAGTGGCCAAGAAAGGCGGGGTGCTGGTGGGCTTCCACGAGCGCAGGAGCAGTTTCATCGCCGACATGCATGGCTGCGAAATCCTGCCTCCGCGCATCGCCCGGCTGATCGATCCTCTGCGTGCGCTGATCGGTGGGCTGTCGGTGCGTGAGCGTGCACCCCAGGTGGAAATCGCCCTGGGCGAGCGTGTAGACGCGCTGGTGCTGAGGATTCTGGAGCCCTTGAGCGCAGATGACGAAGTGCGCCTGCGTGAGTTTGCCGACGCCCACGGCATACAGTGGTGGCTGCAGCCCAAGGGGCCGGATAGCGTGTTCCCATTCTATCCGCTCGAGGCCCCTCACCTGAGCTACACGCTGCCCGAGTTTGGGCTAGACATGCCTTTCTCGCCCACAGAATTCACCCAGGTCAACCCCGCGATCAACCGGGTGTTGGTGCGGCGTGCCATGGCCTTGCTAGACCCTCAGCCGGGCGAGCGTATCGCCGATCTGTTCTGTGGACTGGGCAATTTCAGCCTGCCCATGGCCCGGCGCGGTGCCACCGTGGTGGGCGTGGAAGGAAGTTCCGCGCTGGTGGCGCGGGCGCGTGCCAACGCCGCACACAATGGGCTTGCTGCCTCGACTCATTTCCTCGCGGCCAATCTGTTCGAGGTCACGCCGGAAACCCTCGCGGAGTGGGGCCACTTCGACAAGATGCTCATCGATCCACCGCGAGACGGCGCCATCCAGGTGGTCAAGGCGCTGGGAAGCGATGCGCCCGCGCGCATCGTTTATGTCTCCTGCAGTCCAGCCACCTTGGCGCGGGATGCCGCCGTGCTCAGCCACGAGAAGGGTTACCACCTGCTTGCGGCCGGTGTGGTCAACATGTTCCCGCACACCGGGCACGTGGAATCGATCGCGCTGTTCGAGCGCTAA
- a CDS encoding AAA family ATPase, which translates to MPGLPFPATLEMIDEHGRKSALAGGVKAAGFWATGPLPASGRVVLAEGVATALSIAQALGEPVAAALSVGNLKRAGESIKAARPGIELVIAADLAEGGKPHPQAIEAARALSCPLVAPPAEMDKGADFNDLHVKQGLEAVREVFESIEDDIAITRAFDLPMEPVRWLWDGWLPRGMLALLAGAPGCGKSTLAMAFAATVSSGGRWPDGARADAADVVIWSGEDDPKRTLKPRLAAAGADLRRCHFVESTNDAEGPRPFDPATDMPRLARALTRIRPALLILDPIVSAVTGDSHKNAEVRRGLAPVVELAEKLDCAVLGITHTSKGTSGREPWERVTGSLAFAALARLVLFATTNRNAEENDLPPRLLARVKSNIGPDFGGFGYDIALTEAAPGIPASRVEWLHAVEGEARAIIAQAEKWNDPADGEGGELEEAKRFLTDLLTDGPMAAKEVKADADGAGFAWRTIHRAADALGVEKRKEGGAFGGKGAVWRWYLPQDAKDATRCQPAKLASCGQVGILCNKPAPADPDRESF; encoded by the coding sequence GTGCCCGGCCTGCCCTTTCCGGCGACGCTGGAAATGATCGATGAGCATGGCCGCAAGTCTGCCCTTGCCGGTGGCGTGAAGGCTGCTGGTTTCTGGGCAACCGGCCCGCTGCCAGCGTCTGGCCGCGTGGTGCTGGCCGAAGGCGTGGCAACTGCCCTATCCATTGCCCAAGCGTTGGGCGAGCCGGTGGCCGCTGCGCTGAGCGTGGGCAATCTGAAGCGCGCCGGTGAATCGATCAAGGCTGCCCGGCCCGGCATCGAGCTTGTCATTGCCGCCGACCTTGCCGAAGGTGGCAAGCCGCATCCGCAAGCGATCGAGGCCGCCCGCGCCCTTAGCTGCCCGCTGGTGGCCCCGCCCGCCGAGATGGACAAGGGTGCCGACTTCAACGACTTGCACGTCAAGCAAGGGCTGGAGGCGGTGCGCGAGGTATTCGAGAGCATTGAAGACGACATCGCCATCACCCGCGCCTTTGATCTTCCTATGGAGCCGGTGCGCTGGTTGTGGGATGGATGGCTGCCGCGCGGGATGCTGGCGCTACTGGCCGGTGCGCCGGGATGCGGCAAAAGCACGCTGGCGATGGCGTTTGCCGCGACGGTATCGAGTGGTGGCCGCTGGCCCGACGGCGCGCGCGCTGACGCCGCCGACGTGGTGATCTGGTCGGGTGAAGACGATCCCAAGCGCACGCTCAAGCCCCGGCTGGCCGCTGCCGGTGCCGATCTGCGCCGGTGTCACTTCGTGGAATCGACGAATGATGCCGAAGGCCCGCGCCCCTTCGATCCGGCAACCGATATGCCGCGCCTTGCCCGCGCGCTGACGCGCATTCGCCCTGCGCTGCTGATCCTCGACCCCATCGTCTCGGCTGTCACTGGCGATAGTCACAAGAACGCCGAGGTAAGGCGTGGATTGGCCCCCGTGGTGGAACTGGCCGAAAAGCTGGATTGCGCCGTGCTGGGCATCACACACACGAGCAAGGGCACGTCTGGCCGCGAGCCGTGGGAGCGGGTGACCGGAAGCCTTGCCTTTGCTGCGCTGGCCCGGCTGGTGCTGTTCGCAACGACCAACCGCAATGCCGAGGAAAACGATCTGCCGCCGCGCCTGCTCGCCCGGGTGAAATCGAACATCGGCCCCGACTTCGGAGGATTCGGTTACGACATCGCCCTGACGGAAGCCGCGCCCGGCATTCCGGCTTCGCGCGTGGAATGGTTGCACGCCGTGGAAGGCGAGGCCCGCGCCATCATCGCCCAAGCCGAGAAGTGGAACGATCCGGCCGACGGCGAAGGCGGCGAGCTTGAGGAAGCCAAGCGGTTCCTCACCGACCTGCTCACCGATGGCCCGATGGCGGCGAAGGAAGTGAAGGCCGACGCCGACGGAGCCGGGTTCGCATGGCGAACTATTCATAGAGCCGCCGATGCGCTGGGTGTGGAAAAGCGCAAAGAAGGCGGAGCATTCGGTGGCAAGGGTGCTGTTTGGCGATGGTATCTCCCACAAGATGCCAAAGATGCCACAAGGTGCCAACCTGCCAAGTTGGCATCTTGTGGGCAGGTTGGCATCTTGTGTAACAAACCCGCCCCCGCCGATCCCGACCGGGAGTCTTTCTGA
- a CDS encoding tyrosine-type recombinase/integrase: protein MAKLTARGVETAADGLHADGGNLYLKVVGGSRSWVFRWKRDGKVRQIGLGSVKDRSLKEARELAAKLRHALLNGEDPAAVYARLSGKGERIPTFAEAAAMLIEAKRPGWRNAKHAQQWENTLRDYVLPKIGKLTPQAVTVEHVLSVLRPIWTTKAETASRVRQRIEAILDYCAAHGWRDDYNPARWRGRLKALLPEPSKVKRIQHQPALPYVRVAEFYRKLTERPGMAARCLEFILLTACRSGEARGATWREIDFETKLWTIPSERTKTGKEHVVPLSEPALALLRSLPRMEASPYVFFAPRGGMLSDMAMTATIRRMHADDLAAGGQGFLDPASDRIITAHGLRSTFRDWAGETTHHAREVIEHALAHQLKDKAEAAYARGALLAKRRALMDDWARFVTRPAGVVVPLPVREHAKMTS from the coding sequence ATGGCAAAGCTGACTGCGCGAGGTGTTGAGACCGCCGCCGATGGGCTACACGCCGACGGCGGTAACCTGTATCTGAAGGTGGTGGGCGGAAGCCGTTCTTGGGTATTCCGATGGAAGCGCGACGGCAAGGTTCGACAAATCGGCCTAGGTTCCGTCAAGGATCGGTCACTGAAGGAAGCGCGCGAGCTTGCCGCCAAGCTGCGGCATGCCCTGCTCAACGGCGAAGACCCCGCCGCCGTCTATGCGCGGCTGAGCGGCAAGGGCGAACGCATCCCGACCTTCGCCGAAGCCGCCGCCATGCTCATCGAGGCCAAGCGCCCCGGCTGGCGAAACGCCAAGCATGCCCAGCAATGGGAAAACACCCTGCGCGATTACGTGCTGCCCAAGATAGGCAAGCTGACTCCCCAAGCGGTGACGGTGGAGCATGTCTTGTCGGTGTTGCGCCCGATCTGGACGACGAAGGCCGAGACTGCAAGCCGGGTTCGTCAACGCATCGAGGCCATCCTTGACTACTGCGCCGCGCATGGCTGGCGCGACGACTACAACCCGGCGCGCTGGCGTGGCCGCCTGAAGGCGCTATTGCCCGAGCCTTCCAAGGTCAAGCGTATTCAGCATCAACCCGCGCTGCCCTATGTGCGCGTGGCCGAGTTCTACCGGAAGCTAACGGAACGCCCCGGCATGGCCGCCCGTTGTCTGGAATTCATCCTGCTAACCGCCTGCCGATCCGGTGAAGCCCGAGGTGCGACGTGGCGCGAAATCGACTTCGAGACCAAGCTATGGACGATCCCCAGCGAGCGCACGAAGACCGGGAAGGAACACGTGGTGCCCTTGTCTGAACCGGCGCTGGCATTGTTGCGAAGCCTGCCGCGCATGGAGGCAAGCCCCTATGTGTTCTTCGCGCCGCGTGGTGGGATGCTGTCCGATATGGCCATGACGGCCACAATCCGGCGCATGCACGCCGACGATCTGGCCGCCGGTGGGCAAGGCTTCCTTGATCCGGCAAGCGACCGCATCATCACGGCGCATGGCCTACGTTCGACCTTCCGCGACTGGGCTGGCGAGACGACGCATCACGCCCGCGAGGTGATCGAGCACGCCTTGGCGCATCAACTCAAGGACAAGGCCGAGGCCGCCTATGCGCGCGGTGCCCTGCTTGCCAAGCGCCGCGCCCTGATGGACGACTGGGCACGGTTTGTAACCCGACCCGCTGGCGTAGTGGTGCCGTTGCCGGTGCGCGAGCACGCCAAGATGACAAGCTGA